In Brassica napus cultivar Da-Ae chromosome C2, Da-Ae, whole genome shotgun sequence, the sequence TTTTAGTATTCTGACTTCTATTGCTTCTTATCACAGGTGATCAAATGGTGATCTCCTGGGTGCTTATTCTGTTGAGGCGTTTGATTATAAGTAGTAACCCTATTTTGGAAGTTTTTTTAGTACGAGATTTGGCCCTTCTCCTGGAACTGCTCAATCTGCCATCCAAAGAGCTAATGATGCTGGTATGTTTTGAATGAGTTTAAATCCATTTCTCCTGGAACTACAGCCTCTAACTCATTCGTCCACATCTTAAATTTCTGTTTTATGTTTGCTATTTTAGGTCATGCATTTGCTAGGATCAGTGCTCAGTCATGCAAAGGTGGAAGATGAAAGCAGTAAATATTCTCTGGATGAGTTGAAACCTTCTGATCTTCAAAATCTTTGCATTTTTTTTCCGCAAGGACAGGTAAATGTTTGCCTGATCTatttaagtctttttttttttaataagttctTTATAACACCATCCTCCTCCTCATTTGACAGGCTACCAAGACATCTTTTCAACTTAGCTCGACAGGTCATGCAAGTTTTGAGCAGGTCACATGAGACTCATCGGGATTTTTTCATTCAAAAACTCTCAGAAATGGCAAGAACCttgatcaatgatgtttcagtGACCTATTGGAAAATACTTGATCTTCTAGACTTgctgattaaaaaaagaagaccTTGTGAGGCTGAACCTGGATCTACAACCTGTCTGGAAGTTAGTGTGTGAGGCAATTGATGAACTGAGTGGTCAAGCAACTTCTTCGCCTCTTTCTGTTTTCAAAAGTTTCTTTAGATTTTGTGAGATTACGAAGGAAGATCATCTCAAGTTTGCAGAGCCTCATATGATTATGTTGAATCAACTCATCAGAGACGATATTTATCTGCTGGACAACTCGTTTTCTTTGTTGTGGAAGACGCCAGAAGTGATTGATTTCGCCAACAAAAGGAAATATTTCAAGGCAAAGGTTTTTGAAGATGGGCCAAGCTATTTCGAACCAACACTGGAGATCACGTGTTTAGGCAGTCCTACCATCTGTTTGAAAACTGCAACACGTTAGATTTAAGAAGCAGTATACGTGTGAGCTTTCACGGTGAGGAAGGCATTGATTTAAATGGTCTGACTAGAGAGTGGTTTCAACTGCTGTCAAAGGCTTTAATTGTTCAAAGGAATAAGGCAGATGCGTTGGAACCTGAGAATCTAATTTCTAAAGATGCAAAAGAACCCGAGCTTTTCAGTGCTGCTGAATGCTCACTGACCTATCAGCCAAACCTTCAATCTCGTGTCCACCCTTCGTACTACACATTCATCGGCCTGTGtggtaattaatatatatatatatacattgacCTTTCTAACTGTTTGATTTTATTTAGGTAATATATGATGGCCTTTTCATTGCTTTATCTTCTCTACTTTGGGAAATGTTCTTTGTAGGTGGCGTTTGCATTGTCATCCAATAACATCATGGATGTTACGTACATTCACTCCTTCGTTTTATAAACACATGATTGGAGATGACATCACATATCATGACATGAAGACTATGGATCATGAACTGTTCAACGAGTGGGAAAAACTGTTGCAGGTTTGAGTTGAAGTATATGTTTTAACATTCAATTTGATTACTCGTGAAACTGATGtttgtattgtttttgttttctttttgtgagAAGAACCCACAAGTGATAGAGTCATTCGGCTTGTGGTTTCGTGACAATGATGTATGAtacatttctattttttttttagttctctttaatttcaaaatgttgctgattatttttcttttcattttgacAGACCATGGTGACCAAAGAAAGTGTTCAAAAGTACATTGAAGAGGAGGCATAGTACTTTATGACAGGAGCTATAGACGACAAACTCCTGGCCTTCCTCAAAGGTTTCCATGAACTTATCCCACAGAAGAATGCCGCAATCTTCAACGCCGAAGAGCTTAGGGATGCTATGAGTGGCATGCCTACTATTCACGGTAAGTTTGAACTCTTATATTTAATTCTTATGTGTTCAATTGActcatatttttaattgattgacttttctttttctttttttctttcttttatagtTGAGGCTTTGAAACAAACAGCAATCTATGTGAACTACGTAGGAGATGATGTTGTAATTCAATGGTTCTGGGAGGTGTTAGAGTCTTTCGAGCACAGTGACAAGGCTAAATTTCTTGGCTTCGTCACTGGAACACAACGGGTACGGTGAAATGATCAATTTCAGGATAAACATTGGATGTCTTTAGTTGGAATTTGTTGTtgtttaattgattttgttttcaggTCCCGTCAGACGGCTTGGAACTGACTATCGTGAGAAGTGGGGCTACTAACCGTCTACCTGCTGGACATACATggtttaaaagaaatatatcttatacatctaattttttttttacacctTGTCTATCAACTAATTCATTTCTTTTCTATTGCAGTGCTAAACAACTAGACCTTCCAAGATACTCTACAAAGGAGCAACTTAGGGATAAGTTACTAAAAGCCATTCAAGGGTGTGATCGTTTTTGTTTTGGGTAGTGGGGTCTTTCTTTTAGATAGACAATCATACTGATTTGCTtgctttttcattttattataaattgtaGCCATTGATCGTTGCTATAGAGGTGCATGTGTGTGCCAATGGATTTGAACTTATTTATAGTCGTGTGTTATTGATCAGATGTTCCCTGTGTCTTCCATGAAAGCTACAAAATATCACAAAGTTTAACTAACACCAAGTTGAATGGTTATCATCAGGATGTCAAGTAAACATGTTTTGACTGCTCTTGCAGAAACTGAATATCACATTCAGACGGGATCTAGACAGCCTCAGATTCACACCAAGGGTCAACAAAATAGGGTCCATCGAGGAGAAGAACCAAAAGACCCAAGGCAACAACTACGAATTAAACGCTCAGGTACTCCTGCCCGAAAAAAGAGAGCCGAGATATTCCTGCCCGAAACTGACCGGATTTTGAAttaaatatatctttattttaattCGAAAATTTAGTAAAAGATGAAGAAAGCAAGAGAAACTTAGATAATTACAACTCTACCAAGGACTATCCGAACCCGGACCCATTACCGACCCAAAAAAATCGGATACCCAGTTcccgaaaattttaatttcttttaattccCGAATACATTTCCCCTCTCTGTCCTTATTGGTTGAAAAGACGGTGAAAAGTAAGAATATTACTTAAATGAActagtaaaaattaataaagttCACCGTCGAATCTGTCTCTCAGAACTCAATTTTGAATTCTGAAAACCCTACTCACTCAATTGCGAATGAATATTGTGAATCTCAATCGAGAATGAAAACCCAAATCATGTTGAATCGACATGATCCGAAGGCAAAAGAAGACGGCTCGATTAGTGTAGGAGGAGAGGACATGTCTATGGCTATGGTTACATTATCCGGAGAAGCCATCGACAAATCTGTCGCCCCGGGAACCGACCAAAGTCCCCGAGATGAGGAATCAAGAGAAGTAGAcggaagagaaaaagagaaggaaGCCGGAGACGAAGGAGAGAATAAGGCCAAAGAAGGGGATGAGGAAATGGAGCCCCGAaaaaacgacgaagaagctgatGAAAGGGCGATCCAATTGGTACGACATACTAAGTCGCATGCAGAGTCGGTAAGTATTCAAATTGAAAACACTCCCTCTAGAAAGATGATTAGTGAAAGATTAGTAAGTGTGGAAAACTAAGTGGAATTTAGAGTTAGTGAAACCAAGAAAAACTTCAAGTGAGTGCTGGCTGAACTAAGTCCAACTTTGTGAAACTATATGTTGATGGTTGTAAGATGTAGTACGTGATCCGGTTTTCACTTGAGTGCAGTTTGttgatgacgaagaagaaggaaTGCGACCGCTGAAGTTGCACTTTCCTTCAAGCCAGTATCAAAAGTCTATAAAGCTTTCAGGAAAATGTTACATTGACAATGCGATAAGAAATATACAAACGATCCTGAAAGAGAAGGAGGTGAAATGGTTCATAGAGCACCCACAATTCCAACATTTCTTCCATATTAAAAACCGAAAGCAGAAGTGGATGGGAATGTGGGTTCTCGTTTTGCGATCAGCTTGTGTTGCGAAGAAGCATGAGTTATGGTTTGCTGTTAATGGCGTCCCAATCCGATACTCTCTCAGAGAATTAGAACTCATTTCTGAACTATACTGCCATGAGTATCCCCCCAACCATGAGAGGTTGGGTGGTACAACATTCATGAACAAGTATTTTGAAGGGAAAAGGGTAACATACGCTGACCTGGAGATGCAGATGTTGGCAATGAAATCAAAGCCATCTGAGGATCGTAAGAAGATGGCTGCTATGTACTTCTTAGCCAGCATCCTCGTCGGAGGCCGAAAGAGTGGTGAGGGAGCATCACCTGTGGACAGTTTCTTCATGACTGTTGTTGATGACCTAGATGCGTGTGAAACGTTCCCTTGGGGACGGTATGCATTCGAACATAACTTGAAAGATGTCTCTACCTTCTTGGAGAAATGTGATGGGGTTGCACCGACGATTTGGGTTTTTACAAGCTTTCCTATCCTTTTGGAGGTATTCTTAAGCTCTCTTCTAATTAGTTGTGTTATTGTTTAATTGATGTTAATGTCCTTTTGTTGTGTGTCCGTAGTTGTTGGCCTTTGAGGCAATTCCAAGCTTGAGGAACCATTTCCGAGAAAATGTGAGTGGTGCACGCAGTGGTTGCCCGCGGATGTGCAAGATGCAGTACAAACGCAAAAGTGGAACCAGGGAATTCAGTCTGAATGCTGTGAATGATAAAATTGGTAATAGTACAAAGGTAATTGATGTTTTATGTGTAGTCGAATTAAGGAGAAGGGATTTATGAGACTTATGAAAACTTGGTGAAACTAagataattaatgtttttttgtgtttttgccACAGGATATTGAGAGTATCTTGGTAGCAACAGCAGCTGAGAAGAAACTTCTGGAAACCATATGGATGGACAAGGAAAGTTGTTGGGCCGATGACGACGATGATGCAGCAGTTGATCGTTGGACGAAGATAAAACGGAAAGGGAAGAAACAAGTTTTCTTTGAAGAACAGTTCGGCATTGATTTTGAGGCTCGTACATCTCGTAATGAAGGTCAGGCTCATGCAGAATCTGGTCAGGCTCATGCAGATTCGGTAGAGGCTACTGGAGCTACTCCTGAATCTGCTTTTCAAGCGATGGAAGGTCGGCTTATGAATGCAGTCCGAGAGGCTATGAAGGAAATGAACGAAAAAGTCACTTCATTGTCGCATAAGCTAGCTCTTTTAGAAGAGGAGGTGAAAAGTCTTAGGTTGAGTGACAAGCCGGCAGACCAAGATGCCCCTCAGAAGCAGGCGGACCAAGATGCCCCTCAAAAGCAGACTGACCAAGATGATAGTAGTGAGGATGATGAGTCGGGGGAAGACGATGGTAGTGACAATAAAGAGTCGGAAGAAGAGGATGGTAGTGACAGTAAAGATGGTGGTTTCATCGAGGATGTTACAAATGAAAATCAGGGGGGCGATGGTGACATGGATGACACTGATGCAGAGATGTATGCACATGCAGCGGAGTTCGAGAGAAGTTTAGAGATGAAAAAGAAGAGGCCAAGAGAGGATGATGGAAATGAAGCAGTTCGTGCGAAAAGTAGGTTTAGTCCCGTTGGTACAAGAAGTAAGAAGGCAGCTGAGAAGACAGCAGCTGAGAAGGCACCAGGTAAGAAGGCACCAGGTAAGAAGACACCAGATAAAAAGGCAGCAGGTAAGAAGGCAGCTGAGGAGGACGCAGCCCAGAAGAAGCAGAAGACGGAGTGAATTTCGTATGTTGTTGTTTTAATGTGCTTGAAGACGGAGTGAATTCTGTCTAACTTCATAACTTAAGACTTATGTTATCTATAACTTATGGTATTTAAGACTTATGTTATCTATAACTTAGTCTAACTTCGTGAAGCAAACGTAATTAGTAGATCGTGAATGAGAGAGAGTAGGGGAAACTTTAGTAAGTTTCACGCTCAACTTAGTTTTCACCCTCAACTTAGTCTAACTTCGTGAATATAACGTAATTAGTAGATCGTGAATGAGAGAGTAGGGGAAACTTTAGTAAGTTTCACGTTCAACTTAGTCTAACTTCGTGAATATAACGTAATTAGTAGATCGTGAATGAGAGAGTAGGGGAAACTTTAGTAAGTTTCACGTTCAACTTAGTCTAACTTCGTGAATATAACGTAATTAGTAGATCGTGAATGAGAGAGTAGGGGAAACTTTAGTAAGTTTCACGTTCAACTTAGTCTAACTTCGTGAATATAACATAATTAGTAGATCGTGAATGAGAGAGTAGGGGAAACTTTAGTAAGATTCACGTTCAACTTAGTCTAACTTCGTGAATATAACGTATCGGGAATGAGAGAGAGTAGGGAAAACTTTAATAAGTTTCACTTTCAACTTAGCAAACATAATCTCAAGCAAACATAATTGAATCTCAAACATAATCTCaagcaaacaacaacaacagataGTAGACAAATGTCATGGACCGGACACATCTCATGGAGTGGTAGGATTCGGACGAGTAAGATTGTACTTCAATTCAGCTATCTCTGCAGCCATCGCATCCACACGCTTTCTTAACATTTCAACCTCTTCCTAGACTCCGAAGACCCATGGTTGACGGAAATGGAAGCCATCATTCTACACGTAAAACGGGGAAGTATCAAAATCTGCACATAAAACCCGAAAGTATCCATAAATTACCTCAAAATTTATGCAAGTGAAGTATTTTCTCCCCGGTAGAGCATCAAAATCAGTTGGATACTTCGGGTCCGGAGACACCTCGTTGATTATTGTTCCCCCACAAGGGCATCTGGTAGGAATCCCACACTGGGCATCCTCCACGAAGCCAAGCATGTCGATGTCTCTCTTCGAAGATTTACTAACTGGGAATTTATTTGGGTCCCGAGACACCTCGATAGCGCCTATTGCATGTCTACATGGGAATTTATCTATATCAAACTTCTTGCAACTGCAAGTATGCTTCTGCAAATCCACTATATAAGTCTTCCCGTCTTCTCCAATAACACTGTATTCAAGCTCAAAACTGTTCAGCAAAGTCACTGTAAGTTTTGAACCTTTCGGTACTCTGTCATGCATTTTGTTCTCCACATAAGGAACCAATTTCGAGACGACGGTCCTTCTGCTGCATCCTTCCTATGTCTGTTGAACCACTCAGCCATTTTGTCAATAACTGTATCAAGCATAGGCAATAAAGCCATCCTTCGCGCCTTTTCAAACAGCGCATTCAAAGACTCCACACAATTAGAGGTGTCTATGTTGTACCTTGCACCGGGGAAATGACACTTCGCCCACTTTTTTACATCGACACTTTTATCAAGATACACAGTACACGATGGATACCTCTCCCTAAATTCTTTATACTGCTTATCAAACTCAGTCTCTGAATAAAGCGTCGCAACTTTTCTGAATTGTAGTGCAACCTCGTCCCTGGACTGGGCGACACTACCTTTCACATTGTGCGATAGATGCCAGATACAATACCCATGTTTAGACATCTGATACACTACAGCAACAGCTTTTATCAGACTTGCATTTCTGTCTGAAACAAACACCAATTCCGTCGAATCCGGTATAACAGTTTTCAACATCATGAAAAACCACTTCCAGCTTTCGTTTTTCTCCCCCATCAACGACATCAAAGGCTATTGGATAATGGTGAAGGTTTGGATCCTTAGCCGTGGCAATAACTAAACAACCACCTTCAACAGTCTTCAGGAAAGTTGCATCCACAGTGATGACTTTCCTCATGTATTCAAAACCTTCAATGGAGGCTCCCAACGCAACAAATAGGTATTTGAACCGGTTGTGTTTATCCAGTACCAAACTTGTTCTTGTATCCGGGTTCACCTTCTCTAACATATACAAATAAGAAGGCAATATTTTGTATCCTGTCTCGGGATCACCACGCATATCCGCAATAGCTTGCTTTTTTCCTCTCAAACATGTCGTATACGACACTTCCACACCCAATTTCCTTTGCACCATACCGAGCAGGACTTTCGCAGTTGGTGTCTCATATAGTCCTGGATAATCCTTCTGCACAATAGTTGCAACACATCTTGGTGTAACTTTCCTTTTCACTCCAGTACTTGAAGTTGCGCGAGAGCATGAATGCATCTTCATGTATGTTCTAATCGAGAATGCTTCAGAATTAGCTATCTTTGTAGCTCTCACACCCCATTTACAACCTTCAGCTGCTCCCCGACATTTCACCACATATCGACTCCTGTCCGAGTTGGAGATACTGATTCCGAAACAGTTCTTCTGTGATGCTCTATCAATAATATCTTTCACAGCTTCTTTACTCGGAAATTCTTGAAACAACTGAAGACCCAAACCATCTTCCCACTCTTTAACCACTGCAATTATTTTTTCAACACGTGGGAGCTCAACATATTCCCAACTAGGACGAACACCCATAGAGTTATCCACGTCACCCTCATTGTCCACTCTGTTGTCCAAACCAACGCCCCCTTCGCCGTCTTCTCCATTATCAACATTAATGCCCCCTTCGCCGTCTTCTCCATTAACAACATTAATGCCGCTTTCGTTGGCTTCTCCATTAATAACGTTAATGCCCCCTTCCACGGTTTTTCCATTAACAACATTCTCCACCCGTTCAGACCCCGGTAGATATATTTCTGCTTCTTCAATGCCAGTTACTAGAGTGAGTTCACCCGGATTACCTTCAACCGAATTACCTTCAACCGGATTACCTTCAACTTCGGGTAATCCACTTGCAAGCTCACTATAGTTCCCACCATATGAGCTTTCTTTCTCAACTACTGATTGTTGCTCCATTACTGGAACTATTTCCATTTCTTCGATGACCTCTACATGCAAAATACTTCTTCTTCCGTCTTTATCCACTGATGTCAGATACACATacacatctt encodes:
- the LOC125575017 gene encoding E3 ubiquitin-protein ligase HUWE1-like translates to MTGAIDDKLLAFLKGFHELIPQKNAAIFNAEELRDAMSGMPTIHVEALKQTAIYVNYVGDDVVIQWFWEVLESFEHSDKAKFLGFVTGTQRVPSDGLELTIVRSGATNRLPAGHTCAKQLDLPRYSTKEQLRDKLLKAIQGCDRFCFG
- the LOC111202530 gene encoding tol-Pal system protein TolA-like: MDKESCWADDDDDAAVDRWTKIKRKGKKQVFFEEQFGIDFEARTSRNEGQAHAESGQAHADSVEATGATPESAFQAMEGRLMNAVREAMKEMNEKVTSLSHKLALLEEEVKSLRLSDKPADQDAPQKQADQDAPQKQTDQDDSSEDDESGEDDGSDNKESEEEDGSDSKDGGFIEDVTNENQGGDGDMDDTDAEMYAHAAEFERSLEMKKKRPREDDGNEAVRAKSRFSPVGTRSKKAAEKTAAEKAPGKKAPGKKTPDKKAAGKKAAEEDAAQKKQKTE